A genomic stretch from Marinimicrobium sp. C6131 includes:
- the greB gene encoding transcription elongation factor GreB, with protein sequence MGRWRPPAPGSSPYITPTGARRLKQELTHLWKVERPQVTQTVHEAAKNGDRSENGDYIYGKKRLREIDRRVRYLSKRLENVTIVDRLPEDRSKIFFGAWVTLEDEDGEARTYQIVGPDEFDLSRGQLSVDSPLARQLLGKRVDDEVVVRTPEQGELVYWVTAIEYRAYEDTLA encoded by the coding sequence ATGGGCCGCTGGCGTCCCCCCGCTCCCGGAAGCTCGCCCTACATCACGCCGACGGGTGCCCGTCGGCTGAAACAGGAGCTGACCCACCTGTGGAAGGTCGAACGTCCACAGGTCACCCAGACCGTGCACGAAGCCGCGAAAAACGGCGATCGTTCGGAAAACGGCGATTATATCTACGGCAAAAAGCGCCTGCGGGAGATCGACCGCCGGGTGCGCTACCTGAGCAAACGCCTGGAAAACGTGACCATCGTGGATCGCCTGCCGGAGGACCGGAGCAAAATCTTTTTTGGCGCCTGGGTGACTCTGGAAGATGAGGACGGTGAAGCGCGGACTTACCAGATCGTCGGCCCCGACGAGTTTGACCTGAGCCGTGGCCAGCTCAGCGTCGACTCACCGCTGGCCCGGCAACTCCTCGGCAAGCGGGTGGACGATGAGGTGGTGGTGCGCACCCCGGAGCAGGGGGAACTGGTGTATTGGGTTACCGCTATTGAATATCGGGCGTATGAGGATACGCTGGCATAG
- a CDS encoding S8 family serine peptidase translates to MKANVRRHRPTRHRPARLTRFRPLVLCLLGLGTIAQAQIGLPSAVTDRVERSVDSVERLRRDSLPEVTSALERRLAAPLPKQLPDNLRPPEEPLGALPSRVPILDSRGATLFMEVEVEDGWRAVQSEWLLMLAPGERALLEPLDVEFLEQKRLPKLGLELVRFRVPARLDSYAALRKALPADLAERLDRNHIYNPQAAKPRAESAERPRTPLCEQPVKVGMIDTAIATGHPGLINSRIVERNFLPDTEGTGEQGPPTGHGTAVAGLMVGSFDDAPARLPGARLYNASVFYSRNQYAQGATMMHLMSGLEWLTEQEVSVINMSLTGPDNRILATAMERITAEGTAVVAAAGNAGPAASPLYPAAYPGVIAITAVDADGQVYRWANRGEHIDFAGPGVSVRTTRGNGEFGHESGTSMAAPTVTAHVACALANQRASSEEVVQYLAGQAKDLGEKGRDPIFGHGLLD, encoded by the coding sequence ATGAAAGCCAACGTCCGCCGCCACCGCCCGACCAGACACCGGCCAGCCAGGCTGACCCGATTTCGTCCACTGGTGCTGTGCCTACTGGGCCTCGGCACCATCGCCCAGGCTCAAATCGGTTTGCCATCGGCGGTGACCGACCGGGTGGAACGCTCCGTTGATTCGGTAGAGCGCCTGCGCCGGGATTCCCTCCCCGAGGTCACCAGTGCCCTGGAGCGCCGACTCGCTGCCCCTTTGCCAAAGCAACTACCTGACAACCTGCGCCCGCCGGAAGAACCCCTGGGCGCCCTCCCGAGCCGCGTGCCAATACTGGATTCCCGGGGCGCGACCCTGTTTATGGAGGTGGAAGTGGAAGACGGCTGGCGCGCCGTACAGAGCGAGTGGCTGCTGATGCTCGCGCCCGGAGAGCGGGCATTGCTGGAGCCGCTGGATGTCGAGTTCCTGGAGCAGAAGCGTCTGCCGAAGCTGGGGTTGGAGTTGGTGCGCTTCCGGGTACCGGCTCGACTGGACTCCTACGCCGCTCTGCGAAAAGCCTTGCCGGCCGACCTGGCCGAACGGCTGGACCGCAACCACATCTACAATCCCCAGGCCGCCAAGCCAAGGGCGGAATCCGCCGAGCGCCCGCGCACCCCACTGTGTGAACAGCCGGTGAAAGTGGGCATGATCGATACCGCCATCGCCACCGGGCATCCGGGGCTGATCAACAGCCGCATCGTGGAACGGAACTTTTTACCGGACACCGAGGGCACCGGGGAGCAAGGTCCGCCCACCGGCCATGGCACGGCGGTCGCCGGACTGATGGTAGGGAGCTTTGACGACGCACCGGCACGCTTGCCGGGGGCAAGGCTCTATAACGCCTCCGTGTTCTACAGCCGCAACCAATACGCCCAGGGCGCCACCATGATGCACCTGATGTCGGGCCTGGAATGGCTGACCGAGCAGGAGGTGAGCGTGATCAATATGAGCCTGACGGGGCCTGACAACCGGATACTCGCCACCGCCATGGAGCGGATCACCGCAGAAGGAACCGCCGTGGTCGCGGCGGCGGGCAATGCGGGGCCTGCGGCCTCACCGCTTTATCCGGCGGCCTACCCCGGCGTGATCGCCATTACCGCCGTGGACGCCGACGGGCAGGTGTATCGCTGGGCCAATCGGGGGGAGCACATCGATTTCGCCGGCCCCGGCGTGTCGGTACGCACCACCCGGGGCAATGGGGAATTTGGCCATGAGAGTGGCACCTCCATGGCAGCGCCGACGGTGACCGCTCATGTGGCCTGTGCCCTGGCCAACCAACGGGCGTCCAGTGAAGAGGTGGTGCAATATCTGGCCGGGCAGGCAAAAGATCTGGGAGAGAAAGGCCGCGACCCGATTTTTGGTCACGGCCTGCTGGACTAG
- the cas6f gene encoding type I-F CRISPR-associated endoribonuclease Cas6/Csy4, producing MDHYLDIQLLPDPEFSQPMLMGALYNKLHRALVSLETDRIGVSFPEYSLKPKGLGSILRIHGSSADLKQLQALDWLRGMRDHIELSPAQQVPADTQHSCVKRRQYKTNVERLRRRRMKRKGETYQEASEAIPDSVEQRPDLPFAVLRSQSTGQGFHLFVEQGKPMPEPVSGRFNSYGLSLGATVPIF from the coding sequence ATGGACCACTACCTTGATATCCAGCTATTGCCCGATCCAGAGTTCTCCCAGCCAATGCTGATGGGCGCACTTTATAACAAGCTGCACCGGGCCCTAGTGAGTCTGGAGACGGATCGCATCGGGGTCAGCTTCCCGGAGTACAGCCTCAAGCCCAAGGGCTTGGGGAGTATTCTGAGGATTCACGGCTCGAGTGCGGACTTGAAGCAGCTCCAGGCTCTGGACTGGCTTAGAGGCATGCGGGACCATATTGAGCTATCCCCGGCTCAACAGGTTCCAGCCGATACTCAGCATAGTTGTGTGAAACGTCGGCAGTACAAGACCAACGTGGAGCGGTTGCGCAGGCGGAGGATGAAGCGCAAGGGCGAGACCTACCAGGAAGCGTCTGAGGCCATTCCGGACTCGGTGGAGCAGCGGCCTGATTTGCCTTTTGCTGTGTTGCGCAGTCAGAGCACAGGTCAAGGGTTTCACCTGTTTGTAGAGCAGGGCAAACCCATGCCTGAGCCCGTTTCAGGTCGATTTAACAGCTATGGCCTCAGCCTGGGCGCCACCGTTCCCATCTTCTGA
- the csy2 gene encoding type I-F CRISPR-associated protein Csy2, with protein sequence MADFPPFEYLMVLPRLRVQNANALSSPMTHGFPSMTAFLGLMWALERKTQAAGLDLQFNAVSVVAHDFDEQTHRSGYISSFRLTRNPMGKDGKPAAIVEEGRIHLELSLVFAVRSDALREPGKAREVAAQVQELVSTMRIAGGTVLPIQPRNRKQAPYVEPFTGDDADNKKRFNRLKMRLLPGFVLVERSDLLDERLAELRKTAPDANRLDAWLSLSRINWTWQPGEDGSGEWQHDRKGWLVPIPLGYGALTEVQAPGSVANARDSTTPFCFVESVYGIGQWLSPHRLQSSEQMFWYPDSQPNEGLYRCRNGYSPELTPEYDYDL encoded by the coding sequence ATGGCTGATTTCCCCCCATTTGAGTACCTGATGGTGCTGCCCCGCTTGCGGGTGCAAAACGCCAATGCGCTGTCCAGCCCAATGACCCACGGGTTTCCCTCCATGACCGCGTTTCTCGGGCTGATGTGGGCACTGGAGCGCAAGACCCAGGCGGCGGGGCTGGATTTGCAATTCAATGCCGTCAGCGTTGTGGCCCACGACTTTGATGAACAAACGCACAGGTCCGGTTACATCAGCAGCTTTCGGTTGACTCGCAATCCCATGGGTAAAGATGGCAAACCCGCCGCGATTGTGGAAGAAGGGCGCATTCACCTGGAGCTCAGCCTGGTGTTTGCGGTGCGCAGTGATGCGTTGCGAGAACCGGGTAAAGCCCGGGAAGTGGCCGCCCAGGTGCAAGAGCTGGTCAGTACCATGCGCATTGCCGGCGGCACGGTGCTGCCCATCCAGCCGCGAAACCGAAAGCAAGCCCCTTATGTAGAACCTTTTACCGGCGATGATGCGGACAATAAGAAGCGATTCAACCGTCTGAAAATGCGCCTGCTGCCCGGGTTTGTGTTGGTGGAGCGCAGTGACCTGCTTGATGAGCGTCTGGCTGAGCTTCGCAAGACAGCGCCCGACGCCAACCGGCTGGACGCCTGGCTGTCGCTTTCAAGAATCAACTGGACCTGGCAGCCGGGTGAGGATGGCAGTGGCGAATGGCAACATGACCGAAAGGGCTGGCTGGTGCCCATCCCCCTGGGTTATGGCGCCCTTACTGAGGTGCAGGCGCCCGGCTCGGTTGCCAACGCAAGAGACAGCACAACGCCATTCTGCTTTGTCGAGAGTGTTTACGGCATCGGCCAGTGGCTCAGCCCTCACAGGCTGCAGTCGTCAGAGCAAATGTTCTGGTACCCGGACAGTCAGCCGAACGAGGGCCTCTACCGCTGCCGGAATGGCTACAGCCCAGAGTTGACCCCTGAATATGACTATGACCTTTGA
- a CDS encoding RNA polymerase sigma factor, which yields MKSELTEVLPQLRRFAYSLTGSMDDADDLLQSTVERALNRTVPEGVELTKWLFRVCRNLWIDGYRSRKVRQEATFQPQLQEREIVDGERAMSSEVELDQVSRAMDRLPDDQRLVLSLVAVQGLSYKEAAATLEIPPGTVMSRLARARTALIQSLNSPVARTSA from the coding sequence ATGAAAAGCGAATTGACCGAGGTATTGCCTCAGCTCAGGCGGTTTGCCTACTCGCTCACCGGGTCGATGGACGATGCCGACGACCTGCTGCAGAGCACGGTAGAGCGAGCGCTGAACCGCACTGTACCCGAAGGAGTGGAGTTGACGAAATGGCTGTTCCGGGTCTGCCGGAATTTGTGGATCGACGGTTACCGCTCCCGGAAGGTCCGCCAAGAAGCGACCTTTCAGCCGCAGTTGCAGGAGCGCGAAATCGTCGATGGGGAGCGGGCCATGTCGAGCGAAGTCGAGCTCGACCAGGTCAGCCGCGCCATGGACCGGTTGCCGGACGACCAGCGCCTGGTGTTGTCGCTGGTGGCCGTCCAGGGCCTGTCCTACAAGGAGGCGGCCGCCACGCTGGAAATACCCCCGGGAACGGTAATGAGCCGCCTGGCTCGCGCCCGGACCGCTCTCATACAAAGCCTGAATTCACCTGTAGCGAGGACCAGCGCATGA
- the csy3 gene encoding type I-F CRISPR-associated protein Csy3: protein MANDTLKTASVLAFERKLDPSDALFYCGDWESRENHTNWTPVAIKEKSVRGTISNRLKTKDQDPAKLDAEIENPNLQTVDVAALSTGADTLKVTFTLRVLGGTGKPSACNEPAYQEKLKETVGGYVAENGFGELAKRYAANLANGRFLWRNRVGAEDVDVRVARMQDGQPAQSWQFDALELSLRDFSNTNQGVTELAKVIEAGLTEEQHVLLQVTAFVRLGEGQEVFPSQELILDRGRGDKSKTLYDVDKVAAIHSQKIGNALRTIDTWYPGAEDLGPIAVEPYGSVTNQGKAYRQPKQKLDFYNLLDNWVLKDKMPEVEQQHFVMATLIRGGVFGDAG, encoded by the coding sequence ATGGCTAACGATACATTGAAAACCGCATCTGTACTGGCATTCGAGCGCAAGTTGGACCCTTCCGATGCGCTATTTTATTGTGGCGACTGGGAGAGTAGGGAGAACCACACAAACTGGACACCGGTGGCGATCAAAGAGAAATCCGTTCGCGGCACCATCTCCAACCGACTCAAAACCAAGGACCAGGACCCGGCCAAACTCGACGCCGAAATAGAAAACCCTAACCTGCAAACCGTCGATGTAGCGGCACTGTCCACGGGCGCAGATACCCTGAAAGTCACCTTTACCCTGCGCGTATTGGGGGGTACTGGTAAGCCGTCGGCCTGCAATGAGCCGGCGTATCAGGAGAAACTGAAGGAGACTGTCGGCGGTTATGTGGCCGAGAACGGTTTTGGTGAGCTGGCCAAACGCTATGCCGCCAACTTGGCTAATGGCCGCTTTCTCTGGCGCAACCGGGTCGGCGCAGAAGATGTGGATGTGCGTGTTGCCCGGATGCAGGATGGTCAGCCTGCACAAAGTTGGCAGTTTGATGCTCTGGAGCTGTCATTGCGGGACTTTTCCAACACCAATCAGGGCGTTACGGAACTGGCCAAGGTGATAGAGGCGGGCCTGACGGAGGAACAGCACGTCCTCTTGCAGGTGACTGCTTTTGTCCGGCTCGGGGAGGGGCAGGAAGTTTTTCCGTCACAGGAGCTGATTCTGGATCGCGGGCGCGGTGACAAAAGTAAAACCCTCTACGATGTCGATAAGGTTGCGGCCATTCACTCACAGAAGATCGGCAACGCGCTGCGCACCATCGATACCTGGTACCCCGGCGCTGAGGATCTGGGGCCGATTGCGGTGGAACCCTATGGTTCGGTCACCAATCAGGGCAAGGCGTACCGTCAGCCCAAGCAGAAGCTGGACTTCTACAACCTGCTGGATAATTGGGTCCTGAAAGACAAAATGCCTGAGGTTGAACAGCAGCACTTTGTGATGGCGACCCTGATTCGCGGCGGTGTATTCGGCGATGCGGGGTGA
- the cas3f gene encoding type I-F CRISPR-associated helicase Cas3f — translation MNVLLVSQCSKRALTESRRILDQFAERRGDRTWQTAITMEGLNTLRKLLRKTARKNTAVACHWIRGKDHSELMWIVGNASQFNLHGAVPTNSTQRNIVRRSDEDDWHTGEDIKLLAQLAGLLHDLGKASIAFQQRLAGKRQEKHFYRHEWVSLRLFLAFVGQDDDATWLKRMMAPTDEDEQTWLQAGRYWRDGLDADTPPPFDGLPPLASAVAWLVLTHHRLPVMPVENTATQQQERLGKKAPFDQAEKLADLVQDITHKWNEQKREADTSTIEPYWDMAGDLPVNLPKWRIQSAKLAKRLLALKEKGHGDWLDNPYVMHLARLSLMLADHYYSSLPPESLERVKADSQGPLFANTGKDGKLKQTLDEHLLGVARMAGSISHALPGFERYLPRLARHKGLKKRSSLDRFRWQDKGADAATAMRDTAAERGAFIVNMASTGCGKTLANARILNALADPVLGMRATFALGLRTLTLQTGRSYREDLNLGEDELAIRVGGSASRALFEYHEAQAEQTGSASTQDLIEEDSHVLFEGEHADHPLLSKAMANPKISSLLSAPMLVCTIDHLMPATEAQRAGRQIAPMLRLMSSDLVLDELDDFDLNDLPALARLVHWAGLLGSRVVLSSATLPPALLDGMFQAYRAGRQHYHRNRGDQPLKAGSGMEIPCLWVDEFGVQREQIPTGQDYTRAHSRFVEQRVKALDNAIKADGAKRRGTLVHLPIEQSQSREQVFEAFANAVRETILPLHADHCETCPHTGKKVSFGLVRMANIEPLFYVAEALFRLGAPEGVHIHLCVYHSRLPLLLRSAIENQLDTTLNRRQPEAVFERADIRAALDGSPENDHLFVVLGSPVTEVGRDHDYAWAVVEPSSMRSLIQLAGRVQRHRQKPCQTPNIAIFETNLRHYTGGTHPADDRRRAAFVYPGFEDADAPAEAPFRLATQKLSKLLREDEYRIITARPRIQPGPQPWQAKHSLVDLEHARLAETMLPKAIATSGGRFDRRGNPLNAASAWQYPRAMLTCVLPQQQPFRSDDAQKEVTLVFLPDEDEERLVPHRIFEEGSRGKSAIYTSAESLVIDRPPPKGERVTPWGQHDLLALLLEQAEAQGQDLSKCAEKFTTVNVLESAQGWWFDPVLGFSKKR, via the coding sequence ATGAATGTATTGTTGGTGTCCCAGTGCAGTAAGCGCGCCCTCACAGAGTCCCGCCGAATATTGGATCAGTTTGCCGAGCGCCGGGGCGACCGAACCTGGCAGACGGCCATTACCATGGAGGGTCTTAACACCCTGCGTAAGCTCCTGCGCAAAACTGCCCGCAAGAACACCGCCGTAGCCTGTCACTGGATTCGGGGCAAGGACCACAGCGAGCTGATGTGGATCGTGGGCAATGCCAGTCAGTTCAACCTCCACGGGGCCGTGCCCACCAATAGTACCCAGCGCAACATTGTGCGCCGCAGTGATGAAGATGACTGGCATACCGGGGAAGACATAAAGCTGCTGGCCCAACTGGCCGGACTCTTACACGACTTGGGCAAGGCTAGCATTGCCTTTCAGCAACGCTTGGCCGGCAAGCGCCAGGAAAAGCACTTTTACCGCCACGAGTGGGTCTCTCTGCGTTTGTTCCTCGCGTTCGTCGGTCAGGATGATGACGCCACCTGGCTAAAGCGGATGATGGCGCCCACAGACGAAGATGAGCAAACCTGGTTACAGGCTGGCCGGTATTGGCGCGACGGCCTCGATGCGGACACACCGCCGCCGTTTGACGGCTTACCCCCACTGGCTTCGGCCGTCGCCTGGCTGGTGCTGACCCACCATCGCCTGCCTGTGATGCCCGTTGAGAATACAGCAACGCAGCAGCAAGAACGGTTGGGTAAAAAAGCGCCTTTTGACCAGGCGGAAAAGCTGGCAGATCTGGTCCAGGATATTACCCACAAGTGGAATGAACAGAAACGCGAGGCCGACACAAGCACCATTGAGCCCTACTGGGATATGGCGGGCGATCTCCCCGTCAACCTGCCCAAGTGGCGTATCCAGTCCGCCAAACTGGCGAAGCGCCTGCTCGCCCTGAAGGAGAAAGGCCATGGCGACTGGCTGGATAACCCCTATGTGATGCACCTGGCCCGCCTGAGCTTGATGCTGGCGGACCACTATTATTCTTCCCTTCCCCCGGAAAGCCTTGAACGAGTAAAAGCCGACAGTCAAGGCCCCTTGTTTGCCAATACCGGCAAGGACGGCAAGCTAAAGCAAACTTTGGACGAACATCTGTTGGGTGTAGCCAGAATGGCCGGGAGCATCAGCCACGCACTGCCGGGCTTTGAACGCTATCTGCCCCGGCTGGCTCGTCATAAAGGGCTCAAAAAACGCAGCAGCCTGGACCGCTTTCGCTGGCAGGACAAGGGCGCCGACGCGGCCACGGCGATGCGGGATACGGCGGCGGAGCGGGGTGCTTTCATCGTCAATATGGCCTCCACGGGTTGCGGCAAAACCCTGGCCAACGCCCGTATTCTGAATGCTCTCGCGGACCCGGTGTTGGGCATGCGCGCCACCTTTGCATTGGGTTTGCGGACCCTCACACTGCAAACCGGGCGCAGCTATCGCGAGGACCTCAACCTGGGCGAGGACGAGCTGGCCATCCGGGTGGGGGGCTCGGCGAGCCGGGCCTTGTTTGAATACCACGAAGCGCAGGCAGAACAAACCGGTTCGGCTTCCACCCAGGATCTGATCGAAGAAGACAGCCATGTCCTCTTTGAAGGCGAACACGCGGACCACCCGCTGTTATCCAAAGCCATGGCCAACCCCAAAATCAGCTCCCTGCTGTCCGCCCCCATGCTGGTCTGCACCATCGACCACCTGATGCCCGCCACCGAAGCTCAGCGGGCCGGGCGCCAGATTGCGCCCATGCTGCGGCTGATGAGCAGCGACCTTGTGCTCGATGAACTGGATGATTTTGACCTGAACGATTTACCCGCTCTGGCGCGCCTGGTTCACTGGGCGGGCCTGCTGGGCAGTCGCGTGGTGCTTTCCTCCGCTACTCTGCCTCCGGCCTTACTGGACGGTATGTTCCAGGCTTACCGGGCCGGGCGGCAGCATTACCACCGCAACCGGGGCGACCAGCCTCTGAAAGCGGGTAGTGGTATGGAAATCCCTTGCCTTTGGGTGGATGAATTCGGCGTACAGCGCGAGCAGATTCCCACCGGACAGGACTACACCCGGGCACACAGCCGCTTTGTCGAGCAGCGGGTCAAGGCACTGGACAATGCCATCAAGGCAGACGGCGCCAAACGGCGTGGCACGCTGGTACATTTGCCCATTGAGCAATCACAATCAAGGGAGCAGGTCTTCGAGGCGTTCGCCAATGCGGTTCGCGAGACCATACTGCCGCTGCACGCCGACCACTGCGAGACCTGTCCACACACCGGCAAAAAAGTGAGCTTCGGCCTAGTGCGCATGGCCAATATCGAGCCCCTGTTCTATGTGGCCGAGGCGCTATTTCGGCTGGGTGCGCCGGAAGGGGTTCATATTCATCTGTGTGTCTACCACTCCCGGCTGCCCCTGTTGTTGCGTTCGGCCATCGAAAATCAACTGGACACCACCCTCAACCGCCGTCAGCCCGAGGCGGTGTTTGAGCGCGCCGATATTCGCGCCGCGTTGGACGGCTCCCCCGAAAACGACCACCTGTTTGTGGTGCTGGGCTCCCCGGTAACGGAAGTGGGGCGCGATCATGACTACGCTTGGGCGGTGGTAGAGCCCTCGTCCATGCGTTCTCTGATCCAACTGGCTGGCCGGGTCCAGCGGCATCGGCAAAAACCCTGTCAAACACCCAATATCGCCATCTTTGAGACCAACCTGCGCCACTACACGGGTGGTACACACCCAGCCGACGATCGGCGAAGGGCCGCCTTTGTCTATCCCGGCTTTGAGGACGCCGATGCCCCCGCTGAGGCGCCTTTCCGGTTGGCGACGCAAAAACTGAGCAAACTGCTTCGTGAGGACGAATACCGCATTATTACTGCCCGCCCACGCATTCAGCCCGGCCCTCAGCCCTGGCAGGCCAAGCACAGCCTGGTGGACCTGGAACATGCCCGGCTGGCCGAAACCATGCTTCCCAAAGCCATTGCCACCTCTGGCGGACGATTCGACAGACGAGGCAACCCACTCAACGCAGCCTCCGCCTGGCAGTACCCCCGGGCTATGCTCACCTGTGTGTTACCCCAGCAACAGCCCTTCCGTTCCGACGACGCCCAGAAGGAGGTGACTCTGGTGTTCTTGCCCGATGAAGACGAGGAACGGCTGGTGCCCCACCGTATTTTTGAGGAGGGGAGCCGAGGTAAATCTGCCATCTATACCTCGGCGGAGAGTCTGGTTATCGACAGGCCGCCACCGAAGGGAGAGCGAGTGACACCGTGGGGGCAACACGACTTGCTGGCTCTGCTGTTGGAGCAGGCAGAGGCTCAGGGTCAGGATTTATCCAAATGCGCAGAGAAATTTACCACGGTCAACGTGCTTGAGAGTGCTCAGGGTTGGTGGTTTGACCCGGTGTTGGGGTTCAGTAAAAAACGATGA
- a CDS encoding CC0125/CC1285 family lipoprotein codes for MKTPILVLMMALLISACAAPEVYRPASDGGYGYRESQIADNHYRVSFKIRGDERFEAMDYALLRAAELTLMADHDWFVVVDRLVDGEKRESGSKVGASRTREWERQCGLLGCTTRSRPSTTYGAEIRSGDRSESEVILEIRLGKGVRPTEGESYDALEVRDNLRKRVN; via the coding sequence ATGAAAACGCCAATACTCGTTCTGATGATGGCTCTGTTGATCAGCGCCTGTGCGGCCCCCGAGGTCTACCGGCCGGCATCGGACGGTGGCTACGGCTACCGGGAGAGCCAGATTGCCGATAACCACTATCGGGTGTCCTTTAAAATACGCGGCGACGAACGCTTCGAGGCCATGGACTACGCCCTGCTGCGCGCCGCCGAGCTGACCCTGATGGCGGACCACGACTGGTTTGTCGTTGTCGATCGGCTGGTGGATGGCGAGAAACGGGAGTCCGGAAGTAAAGTGGGGGCAAGTCGCACCCGGGAGTGGGAGCGCCAGTGCGGCCTGCTCGGCTGCACCACGCGCTCCCGCCCCTCCACCACGTACGGCGCCGAGATTCGTTCGGGGGATCGATCAGAGTCGGAAGTGATTCTGGAAATCCGCCTGGGCAAGGGTGTGCGGCCCACAGAAGGCGAAAGCTACGATGCGCTGGAAGTGCGGGACAATCTGCGCAAGCGAGTGAACTAG
- the csy1 gene encoding type I-F CRISPR-associated protein Csy1 — MSDEDRTNRFYQAISGFVGERRDAKLKGLEGEAAEKLAAKYDYRTWLADAARRVSQIQAVTHVLKATHPDAKGSSLHIPPETLEQRTEVGSHMLGEGFAEDVVGNAAALDVYKLLKLEVDGKRLLDWLQENDSSLLAALDTDESVAQEWAEAFKALVRPPAAPVSHVLAKQVYWCVSGEPTDNAGFQLLQPMFSSSFAHEVHGRINEARFGEGNKEARQAYYKRHEHSTPYVEYRGLAARKLGGTKPQNISQLNSERGGVNYLFASLPPQWRQSSERRLMSSEAVMRHFRRYEGVNGLLKALIKLLKDDPDSTMETRKKREDIERALGESLVAFGCTVRQSREPGWTRDPDCQLVECEQLWLDSERTNLSPRPEYEQDDKAFQQALEWKDWPQEVANRFGSWLNNILHNAGVPVGDTEAAHWARQALVDSDWPSRWRRPAAQVTATQEVSNG, encoded by the coding sequence ATGAGTGATGAAGACAGGACGAACCGGTTCTATCAGGCCATATCGGGCTTTGTCGGAGAACGGCGAGACGCCAAGCTCAAAGGGTTGGAGGGTGAGGCGGCCGAAAAGCTGGCCGCAAAGTATGACTACCGAACCTGGCTAGCCGATGCCGCCCGGCGCGTATCGCAGATTCAGGCGGTGACCCATGTGCTCAAGGCCACGCATCCGGACGCCAAGGGCAGCAGCTTGCACATTCCCCCAGAAACCCTTGAACAGCGGACAGAAGTGGGCAGTCACATGCTGGGTGAGGGGTTTGCAGAAGATGTCGTGGGCAATGCCGCTGCCCTTGATGTCTACAAGCTCTTGAAATTGGAAGTTGATGGCAAACGGCTTCTGGACTGGCTGCAGGAAAATGATTCCAGTCTTTTGGCCGCGTTGGACACCGATGAGTCAGTGGCTCAGGAGTGGGCCGAGGCTTTTAAAGCTCTGGTTCGTCCGCCGGCGGCGCCGGTCTCTCACGTCCTGGCCAAACAGGTGTACTGGTGCGTGTCTGGCGAGCCGACAGATAACGCGGGCTTCCAGCTGCTACAGCCCATGTTCTCCAGCAGTTTCGCTCACGAAGTGCATGGCCGCATCAATGAAGCCCGTTTCGGGGAGGGCAACAAAGAGGCTCGCCAAGCCTATTACAAGCGCCACGAACACTCCACGCCCTATGTTGAGTACCGAGGTCTGGCGGCGAGAAAGCTTGGTGGCACCAAACCCCAGAATATCAGCCAACTCAATAGTGAACGCGGTGGTGTGAACTATCTGTTCGCTTCCTTGCCGCCGCAGTGGCGTCAATCCAGTGAGCGCCGACTCATGTCCTCCGAAGCGGTCATGCGGCATTTTCGCCGCTATGAAGGTGTCAATGGGCTGCTAAAGGCGCTGATTAAACTGCTTAAAGATGACCCAGATTCTACCATGGAGACCCGTAAAAAACGGGAGGATATAGAGCGCGCTTTGGGCGAATCCCTGGTGGCCTTTGGCTGTACCGTCCGGCAGTCCAGAGAACCGGGCTGGACGCGTGATCCGGACTGCCAACTGGTGGAGTGTGAACAGCTGTGGCTGGACTCGGAGCGGACAAATTTGTCGCCTCGACCTGAGTACGAGCAGGACGATAAGGCCTTTCAGCAGGCGCTGGAATGGAAAGACTGGCCCCAGGAGGTTGCCAACCGCTTTGGCAGTTGGCTGAACAATATTCTGCACAATGCGGGCGTGCCGGTCGGTGACACCGAAGCCGCCCACTGGGCCAGGCAGGCGTTAGTTGATTCCGATTGGCCTTCGAGGTGGCGCCGTCCAGCTGCGCAAGTGACCGCGACTCAGGAGGTGTCCAATGGCTGA